A window from Dehalococcoidia bacterium encodes these proteins:
- a CDS encoding DUF1698 domain-containing protein has translation MVSRDQAGFRRIELTDQELDEINKMLDWHAGTLVDGRLLGRLGVKPGKREAPAAIPDYRIVELDRRLGLRGKSVLEVGCFEGIHTVGLRMFTEDVTAVDIRPTNVVKTLARLSFHGTWAKVFRADVEALGVEFGAFDLIFHCGVLYHLMAPVEHLIRIGPMCRFLFLDTHVARNEPNIETVEVAGAIFRAARHGEGGWVDPFSGKGPYGVWLTWDSLQAALVCAGFHYIDVIEHREERNGPRVALLATRR, from the coding sequence GTGGTGTCTCGTGATCAGGCTGGCTTCCGCCGTATTGAGTTGACTGACCAGGAGCTGGACGAGATCAACAAGATGCTCGACTGGCACGCCGGTACGTTGGTTGATGGCCGGCTGCTCGGTCGGCTGGGAGTCAAGCCGGGCAAGCGGGAGGCTCCTGCGGCGATTCCCGACTACCGGATCGTCGAATTGGATCGAAGGCTGGGTCTGCGGGGCAAGTCCGTTCTGGAAGTCGGCTGTTTCGAGGGCATTCACACTGTTGGGCTGCGAATGTTCACCGAGGACGTGACCGCTGTGGATATCAGGCCCACGAATGTCGTGAAAACCCTGGCTCGGTTGAGCTTCCACGGGACCTGGGCGAAGGTTTTTAGAGCAGACGTTGAAGCTCTCGGTGTGGAGTTTGGGGCATTCGATCTTATCTTCCACTGTGGGGTTTTGTACCACCTCATGGCTCCAGTGGAGCACCTGATTCGCATTGGGCCAATGTGTCGCTTTCTGTTCCTCGACACGCACGTCGCTCGCAATGAGCCGAACATCGAAACAGTCGAGGTTGCCGGGGCGATTTTCCGCGCAGCCCGTCACGGTGAAGGCGGTTGGGTCGACCCCTTCTCCGGTAAGGGCCCGTACGGGGTATGGCTGACCTGGGATAGCCTCCAGGCGGCTTTGGTCTGCGCTGGCTTCCATTACATCGACGTGATTGAGCATCGCGAGGAGCGCAACGGCCCTCGAGTCGCATTGCTGGCGACTCGACGGTAA